One window of the Prionailurus viverrinus isolate Anna unplaced genomic scaffold, UM_Priviv_1.0 scaffold_50, whole genome shotgun sequence genome contains the following:
- the VPS72 gene encoding vacuolar protein sorting-associated protein 72 homolog isoform X2, which translates to MSLAGGRAPRKTAGNRLSGLLEAEEEDEFYQTTYGGFTEESGDDEYQGDQSDTEDEVDSDFDIDEGDEPSSDGEAEEPRRKRRVVTKAYKEPLKSLRPRKVSTPAGSSQKAREEKALLPLELQDDGSDSRKSMRQSTAEHTRQTFLRVQERQGQSRRRKGPHCERPLTQEELLREAKITEELNLRSLDWILLPQLLH; encoded by the exons ATGAGTTTGGCTGGGGGCCGGGCCCCCCGGAAGACCGCGGGGAACCGGCTTTCTGGCctcctggaggcagaggaggaagatgagTTCTACCAGACGACTTATGGGGGTTTCACAGAG GAATCTGGAGATGATGAATATCAAGGGGACCAGTCAGACACAGAGGATGAAGTGGACTCTGACTTTGACATTGATGAAGGGGATGAACCATCCAGTGATGGAGAAGCAGAAGAGCCTAGAAGGAAGCGCCGAGTAGTCACCAAAGCATATAAG GAGCCTCTCAAGAGCTTGAGGCCTCGAAAGGTCAGCACTCCAGCTGGTAGCTCTCAGAAGGCCCGAGAAGAGAAAGCTCTGCTGCCATTAGAACTACAGGATGATGGCTCTGACA GTCGGAAGTCCATGCGTCAGTCTACAGCTGAGCATACAAGACAGACATTTCTTCGGGTacaggagaggcagggacagtCACGGCGGCGAAAGGGGCCCCATTGTGAGCGGCCGCTGACCCAGGAGGAGCTGCTAAGAGAGGCCAAGATTACAGAGGAGCTCAACTTACGTTCACTAG